A genomic segment from Ramlibacter agri encodes:
- a CDS encoding FadR/GntR family transcriptional regulator, with amino-acid sequence MEVKPSHRDSSYRSPPERKSMHPQIVRDLGMRIVAGEFPPGSRLPGEPVLLAQFNVSRSVLREATRVLVAKGLVVSRQRAGVIVRPRSDWHLLDPDVLYWLIQSKQTDDFVDSLMTVRRIFEPAAAALAARAATEEQLQGIAEAYTGMETARTPEELLEPDLAFHRRIAEATGNDLLAYIGNMLSLALRESIKLTSKLPNTHALSLPRHKAILTALLSRDALGARQATLVQLEETQEDISRILHSDLEPA; translated from the coding sequence ATGGAAGTCAAACCTTCGCACCGCGACTCCAGTTACCGGAGCCCGCCGGAGCGCAAGAGCATGCACCCCCAGATCGTGCGCGACCTGGGCATGCGCATCGTGGCCGGCGAGTTCCCGCCCGGCAGCCGCCTGCCCGGCGAACCCGTGCTGCTGGCCCAGTTCAACGTCAGCCGTTCCGTGCTGCGCGAAGCGACGCGCGTGCTGGTGGCCAAGGGCCTGGTCGTGTCGCGCCAGCGCGCCGGTGTCATCGTGCGCCCGCGCAGCGACTGGCACCTCCTGGACCCGGACGTGCTGTACTGGCTGATCCAGTCCAAGCAGACCGACGACTTCGTCGATTCGCTGATGACCGTGCGCCGCATCTTCGAGCCGGCCGCCGCGGCGCTGGCCGCCCGCGCCGCCACCGAGGAACAGCTGCAAGGCATTGCCGAGGCTTACACCGGCATGGAGACGGCGCGCACGCCGGAGGAACTGCTGGAGCCCGACCTGGCCTTCCACCGCCGCATCGCGGAAGCAACGGGCAACGACCTGCTGGCCTACATCGGCAACATGCTGTCGCTCGCGCTGCGGGAATCGATCAAGCTCACCAGCAAGCTGCCCAACACGCACGCGCTCTCGCTGCCCCGGCACAAGGCCATCCTCACCGCGCTGCTGAGCCGCGACGCGCTCGGTGCGCGGCAGGCCACGCTGGTGCAGCTGGAGGAAACGCAGGAGGACATCTCCCGCATCCTGCATTCGGACCTGGAACCGGCCTGA
- the mmsB gene encoding multiple monosaccharide ABC transporter permease has protein sequence MSSHVAEPGAKPAESSGQRAWAFLKAHLREYGMLLSLVAIMAFFQYMTGGTLMQPLNLTNLVLQNSYIVIMALGMLLVIVGGSIDLSVGSVCGFIGALAAVLMVEKNMPIVPATLICLATGAVIGGAQGWFVAYMRIPSFIVTLAGLLVFKGLALLVLQGQSVGPFPSEFQLLSTGFLPDPFKGESYRLSSILLGVVAAGAMLFFKFRERGQAAKHGMDVEPLPFFLGKNLLFVALIVLLTALLSAYKGLPNVLLVMAVLIVVYDFVALRTTVGRRIYALGGNEKAARLSGIKTERLAFLTFVNMGVLAALAGLIFAARLNTATPKAGLGFELDVIAACFIGGASASGGVGKVLGAVVGAFIMGVMNNGMSILGIGIDYQQVIKGLVLLAAVFIDVANKSKR, from the coding sequence ATGAGCTCCCACGTCGCCGAGCCGGGCGCCAAGCCGGCCGAATCGAGTGGCCAGCGCGCCTGGGCCTTCCTGAAGGCCCACTTGCGCGAATACGGCATGCTGCTGTCGCTGGTGGCCATCATGGCCTTCTTCCAGTACATGACCGGCGGCACGCTGATGCAGCCGCTGAACCTGACCAACCTGGTGCTGCAGAACAGCTACATCGTCATCATGGCGCTGGGCATGTTGCTGGTCATCGTGGGCGGCTCTATCGATCTCTCGGTCGGCTCCGTCTGCGGCTTCATCGGCGCGCTGGCGGCAGTGCTGATGGTCGAGAAGAACATGCCCATCGTGCCGGCCACGCTGATCTGCCTGGCCACCGGCGCCGTGATCGGCGGCGCGCAGGGCTGGTTCGTCGCCTATATGCGCATCCCGTCCTTCATCGTCACGCTGGCCGGCCTGCTGGTGTTCAAGGGCCTCGCGCTGCTGGTGCTGCAGGGGCAATCGGTCGGGCCCTTCCCGTCCGAGTTCCAGCTGCTGTCCACGGGCTTCCTGCCGGACCCTTTCAAGGGCGAGTCCTATCGGCTGTCGTCCATCCTGCTGGGTGTGGTGGCGGCCGGCGCGATGCTGTTCTTCAAGTTCCGCGAACGCGGCCAGGCCGCGAAGCACGGCATGGACGTCGAGCCGCTGCCGTTCTTCCTGGGCAAGAACCTGCTGTTCGTGGCGCTGATCGTGCTGCTGACCGCGCTGCTGTCGGCGTACAAGGGCCTGCCCAACGTGCTGCTGGTGATGGCGGTGCTGATCGTCGTCTACGACTTCGTCGCGCTGCGCACCACGGTCGGCCGGCGCATCTACGCGCTGGGCGGCAACGAGAAGGCGGCGCGGCTGTCGGGCATCAAGACCGAGCGGCTGGCCTTCCTGACCTTCGTCAACATGGGCGTGCTGGCGGCTCTGGCGGGGCTGATCTTCGCGGCGCGGCTGAACACCGCGACGCCGAAGGCAGGCCTGGGCTTCGAGCTGGACGTGATCGCCGCCTGCTTCATCGGCGGCGCCTCGGCCTCGGGCGGCGTCGGCAAGGTGCTGGGCGCGGTGGTCGGCGCCTTCATCATGGGCGTGATGAACAACGGCATGTCGATCCTGGGCATCGGCATCGACTACCAGCAGGTCATCAAGGGGCTGGTGCTGCTGGCCGCGGTGTTCATCGACGTGGCCAACAAGAGCAAGCGCTAG
- the mmsA gene encoding multiple monosaccharide ABC transporter ATP-binding protein yields the protein MSTLLEMRGITKAFPGVIALKDVNLSVQAGEIHAVVGENGAGKSTLMKVLSGVYPHGSYEGEIHFGGEARHFRDIAASEHLGIIIIHQELALVPLLSIAENIFLGNEPSKRGVVDRHAAYVRTRELLAKVGLHESPATLVDDIGVGKQQLVEIAKALSKQVKLLILDEPTASLNETDSEALLDLLLELKAQGIACILISHKLNEVERVADAITVLRDGSTVQTLDCRTQAVSQDIIIRNMVGREMADRYPRREPQIGETVFELRDWTVHHPLYAERRMVKGVNLQAKRGEIVGIAGLMGAGRTELAMSVFGRSYGQKISGKVLLHGQEIDVSSVEAAVRQGIAYVTEDRKGYGLLLDDAIARNVSLANLRAVSKRGIVDEGREFGVAEGYRKQLRIRCAGVSQPVGQLSGGNQQKVVLGKWLFTQPEVLILDEPTRGIDVGAKFEIYSLMAQMAAEGKCIVMISSEMPELLGMCDRIYVMNEGRFVAEFGRMEASQEGIMRVIVNTSGVLQ from the coding sequence GTGAGCACTCTCCTGGAGATGCGGGGGATCACCAAGGCGTTCCCCGGAGTCATCGCCCTCAAGGACGTGAATCTGTCGGTGCAGGCCGGCGAGATTCACGCCGTGGTGGGCGAAAACGGCGCCGGCAAGTCCACGCTGATGAAGGTGCTGAGCGGGGTCTACCCGCACGGCAGCTACGAAGGCGAGATCCACTTCGGCGGCGAAGCGCGGCACTTCCGCGACATCGCCGCCAGCGAGCACCTCGGCATCATCATCATCCACCAGGAGCTGGCCCTGGTGCCCCTGCTCTCCATCGCCGAGAACATCTTCCTCGGCAACGAACCGTCGAAGCGCGGCGTGGTGGACCGCCACGCCGCCTACGTGCGCACCCGCGAGCTGCTGGCGAAAGTGGGCCTGCACGAATCGCCCGCCACCTTGGTGGACGACATCGGCGTCGGCAAGCAGCAGCTGGTGGAAATCGCCAAGGCGCTGTCCAAGCAGGTGAAGCTGCTGATCCTGGACGAGCCGACCGCGAGCCTCAACGAAACCGACAGCGAGGCCTTGCTGGACCTGCTGCTGGAACTGAAGGCGCAAGGCATCGCCTGCATCCTCATCTCGCACAAGCTGAACGAAGTGGAGCGGGTGGCCGACGCCATCACGGTGCTGCGCGATGGCAGCACGGTACAGACGCTGGACTGCCGCACGCAGGCCGTCAGCCAGGACATCATCATCCGCAACATGGTGGGCCGCGAGATGGCCGACCGCTATCCGCGGCGCGAGCCGCAGATCGGCGAGACGGTGTTCGAGCTGCGCGACTGGACGGTGCACCATCCGCTGTACGCCGAACGCCGGATGGTGAAGGGCGTCAACCTGCAGGCGAAGCGCGGCGAGATCGTCGGCATCGCCGGCCTGATGGGCGCCGGCCGCACCGAGCTGGCCATGAGCGTCTTCGGCCGTTCCTACGGCCAGAAGATCAGCGGCAAGGTGCTGCTGCACGGCCAGGAGATCGACGTCTCCTCGGTGGAAGCCGCCGTGCGCCAGGGCATCGCTTACGTCACCGAGGACCGCAAGGGCTACGGCCTGCTGCTGGACGACGCCATCGCCCGCAACGTGTCGCTCGCGAACCTGCGCGCGGTGTCGAAGCGCGGCATCGTCGACGAAGGCCGCGAGTTCGGCGTGGCCGAGGGCTACCGCAAGCAGCTGCGCATCCGCTGCGCCGGCGTGTCGCAGCCCGTGGGACAGCTGTCCGGCGGCAACCAGCAGAAGGTGGTGCTGGGCAAGTGGCTGTTCACGCAGCCGGAGGTGCTGATCCTCGACGAGCCCACGCGGGGCATCGACGTCGGCGCCAAGTTCGAAATCTACAGCCTGATGGCCCAGATGGCCGCCGAGGGCAAGTGCATCGTCATGATTTCTTCCGAGATGCCCGAGCTGCTGGGCATGTGCGACCGCATCTACGTGATGAACGAGGGCCGCTTCGTCGCCGAGTTCGGCCGGATGGAAGCGAGCCAGGAGGGAATCATGCGGGTCATCGTGAATACATCCGGAGTGCTGCAATGA
- the chvE gene encoding multiple monosaccharide ABC transporter substrate-binding protein, with the protein MKLTTRSFLGALAVGAALLGLAPGAFAQGKGMVGISMPTKSSARWIDDGNNMVKVLQSRGYQTDLQYADDDIPNQLAQVENMITKGAKVLVIAAIDGTTLSKALQNAADKGVKVIAYDRLIRGSKNVDYYATFDNFQVGVLQATSIVDKLGLKQGKGPFNIELFGGSPDDNNAFFFYDGAMSVLKPFIDKGQLVVRSKQMGMDKVGTLRWDGAVAQSRMDNLLSAFYGKDKVHAVLSPYDGLSIGILSSLKGVGYCTPQQPCPIVSGQDAEVPSVKSILRGEQYSTVFKDTRELAKVAADMVDAVLAGKQPQINDTKTYNNGVKVVPSYLLKPVAVDSSNWKKVLIDSGYYKEAQVK; encoded by the coding sequence ATGAAACTCACTACACGAAGCTTCCTCGGCGCCCTCGCGGTCGGAGCCGCGCTGCTGGGCCTCGCGCCCGGCGCCTTCGCCCAGGGCAAGGGCATGGTCGGCATCTCGATGCCCACCAAGTCCTCGGCGCGCTGGATCGACGACGGCAACAACATGGTCAAGGTGCTGCAGTCGCGCGGCTACCAGACCGACCTGCAATACGCCGACGACGACATCCCCAACCAGCTGGCCCAGGTGGAGAACATGATCACCAAGGGCGCCAAGGTGCTGGTGATCGCCGCCATCGACGGCACCACGCTGTCCAAGGCGCTGCAGAACGCGGCCGACAAGGGCGTCAAGGTCATCGCCTATGACCGCCTGATCCGCGGCAGCAAGAACGTCGACTACTACGCCACCTTCGACAACTTCCAGGTCGGCGTGCTGCAGGCCACCTCCATCGTCGACAAGCTGGGGCTGAAGCAGGGCAAGGGCCCGTTCAACATCGAGCTGTTCGGCGGCTCGCCCGACGACAACAACGCCTTCTTCTTCTACGACGGCGCCATGTCCGTGCTGAAGCCCTTCATCGACAAGGGCCAGCTGGTGGTGCGCAGCAAGCAGATGGGCATGGACAAGGTCGGCACGCTGCGCTGGGACGGCGCCGTGGCCCAGTCCCGCATGGACAACCTGCTGTCCGCCTTCTACGGCAAGGACAAGGTGCACGCCGTGCTGTCCCCGTATGACGGCCTGTCGATCGGCATCCTGTCCTCGCTGAAGGGCGTCGGCTACTGCACCCCGCAACAGCCCTGCCCCATCGTGAGCGGCCAGGACGCCGAAGTGCCTTCGGTCAAGTCCATCCTGCGCGGCGAGCAGTACAGCACCGTGTTCAAGGACACGCGTGAACTGGCCAAGGTCGCCGCCGACATGGTGGACGCCGTGCTGGCCGGCAAGCAGCCGCAGATCAACGACACCAAGACCTACAACAACGGCGTGAAGGTCGTGCCGTCCTACCTGCTGAAGCCCGTGGCCGTCGACTCCAGCAACTGGAAGAAGGTGCTGATCGACAGCGGCTACTACAAGGAAGCGCAGGTCAAGTGA
- a CDS encoding IlvD/Edd family dehydratase, with product MSKPPPKLRSAEWFGTTDKNGFMYRSWMRNQGIPDHEFQGKPIIGICNTWSELTPCNAHFRKLAEHVKRGVFEAGGYPVEFPVFSNGESNLRPTAMFTRNLASIDVEEAIRGNPIDGVVLLVGCDKTTPALLMGAASCDVPGIAVSGGPMLNGKHQGRDIGSGTAVWQLSEQVKAGHITLHEFMAAEAGMSRSAGTCNTMGTASTMACMAEALGVTLPHNAAIPAVDSRRYVLAHMSGMRIVEMVKEDLRLSQLLTRAAFENAIRTNAAIGGSTNAVIHLKAIAGRIGVDLALDDWTTVGRGTPTLVDLMPSGRFLMEDFYYAGGLPAVLRRLGEAGRLPHPDAITANGKSLWENVKDAPSYNPEVIRDWEQPLVPDGSMRILRGNLAPNGAVIKPSAATASLLKHRGRAVVFENLEDYKARIGDPDLDVTADSVLVLKNCGPRGYPGMAEVGNMGLPPKLLEQGITDMVRISDARMSGTAYGTVVLHVAPEARAGGPLAVVREGDWIELDADGGRLHLDIPDAELKDRLATWAASQQPVPEDGSGYRKLYVEHVLQADEGCDFDFLVGRRGAGVPRHSH from the coding sequence ATGTCCAAGCCGCCCCCCAAACTCCGCTCCGCCGAATGGTTCGGCACCACGGACAAGAACGGCTTCATGTACCGCAGCTGGATGCGCAACCAGGGCATCCCGGACCACGAATTCCAGGGCAAGCCGATCATCGGCATCTGCAACACCTGGTCCGAACTCACGCCCTGCAATGCCCATTTCCGCAAGCTGGCGGAGCACGTGAAGCGCGGTGTCTTCGAAGCCGGTGGCTACCCGGTGGAGTTCCCCGTCTTTTCCAACGGCGAGTCGAACCTGCGCCCCACGGCCATGTTCACGCGCAACCTGGCCAGCATCGACGTCGAGGAAGCCATCCGCGGCAACCCGATCGACGGTGTCGTGCTGCTGGTGGGCTGCGACAAGACCACGCCGGCGCTCCTCATGGGCGCGGCCAGCTGCGACGTGCCGGGCATCGCGGTGAGCGGCGGCCCCATGCTCAATGGCAAGCACCAGGGCCGCGACATCGGTTCCGGCACCGCGGTGTGGCAGCTGTCGGAGCAGGTGAAGGCCGGCCACATCACCTTGCACGAATTCATGGCGGCCGAAGCCGGCATGTCGCGTTCGGCCGGCACCTGCAACACCATGGGCACGGCCTCCACCATGGCCTGCATGGCCGAGGCGCTGGGCGTCACCCTGCCGCACAACGCGGCGATCCCCGCGGTGGATTCGCGCCGCTACGTGCTGGCCCACATGAGCGGCATGCGCATCGTGGAGATGGTGAAGGAGGACCTGCGCCTGTCCCAGCTGCTGACGCGCGCCGCCTTCGAGAACGCCATCCGCACCAATGCCGCCATCGGCGGCTCCACCAACGCGGTGATCCACCTGAAGGCCATCGCCGGCCGCATCGGCGTGGACCTGGCGCTGGACGACTGGACCACGGTCGGCCGGGGCACGCCGACGCTGGTGGACCTGATGCCTTCCGGCCGCTTCCTGATGGAAGACTTCTACTACGCCGGCGGCCTGCCGGCCGTGCTGCGCCGCCTGGGCGAAGCGGGCCGCCTGCCGCACCCGGACGCGATCACCGCCAACGGCAAGTCGCTGTGGGAGAACGTGAAGGACGCCCCTTCGTACAACCCGGAGGTGATCCGCGACTGGGAGCAGCCGCTGGTGCCGGACGGCAGCATGCGCATCCTGCGCGGCAACCTGGCGCCCAACGGCGCGGTGATCAAGCCTTCGGCTGCCACCGCCAGCCTGCTGAAGCACCGCGGCCGCGCCGTCGTCTTCGAGAACCTCGAGGACTACAAGGCCCGCATCGGCGATCCGGACCTCGACGTCACCGCCGACTCCGTGCTGGTGCTGAAGAACTGCGGCCCGCGCGGCTACCCCGGCATGGCGGAGGTGGGCAACATGGGCCTGCCGCCGAAGCTGCTGGAACAGGGCATCACCGACATGGTCCGCATCTCCGATGCGCGCATGAGCGGCACCGCCTACGGGACCGTGGTGCTGCACGTCGCTCCCGAGGCGCGCGCCGGCGGCCCGCTGGCCGTGGTGCGCGAAGGCGACTGGATCGAGCTGGACGCCGATGGCGGCCGCCTGCACCTGGACATCCCCGACGCCGAGCTGAAGGATCGCCTGGCCACCTGGGCCGCTTCGCAGCAGCCGGTGCCGGAGGACGGCTCGGGCTACCGCAAGCTGTACGTCGAACACGTGCTGCAGGCCGACGAAGGCTGCGACTTCGATTTTCTCGTGGGACGCCGGGGCGCCGGCGTTCCCAGGCATTCCCATTAA
- a CDS encoding SDR family NAD(P)-dependent oxidoreductase — protein sequence MSEFARYPSLVDRTVLVTGGATGIGASLVQEFAAQGAKVGFVDLQREAGEKLARELAGSRHAPLFLQTDLTDTRALEAAIGTVRERFGPIRALLNNAANDQRHKIEEVTPESWDAAIAVNLKHQFFAARAVSGDMKQAGGGSIVNFGSVSWKLKQGGMPVYTTSKAAVQGLTRSLARDFGPFNIRVNTLVPGWVMTEKQVRLWLTDEGRAEIKRGQCIDAPLLPEHIARMALFLAADDSGMCTAQDFIVDGGWV from the coding sequence ATGAGCGAATTCGCGCGCTATCCCAGCCTTGTCGACCGCACGGTGCTCGTGACCGGCGGCGCTACCGGCATCGGCGCGAGCCTGGTGCAGGAGTTCGCCGCGCAGGGCGCGAAGGTCGGTTTCGTCGACCTGCAGCGCGAAGCCGGCGAGAAGCTGGCGCGCGAGCTGGCCGGCAGCCGCCACGCGCCCTTGTTCCTGCAGACCGACCTGACCGACACCCGCGCACTCGAGGCGGCCATCGGCACCGTGCGCGAACGCTTCGGCCCGATCCGCGCGCTGTTGAACAACGCGGCCAACGACCAGCGCCACAAGATCGAGGAGGTCACGCCCGAATCCTGGGATGCGGCCATCGCCGTGAACCTGAAGCACCAGTTCTTCGCGGCGCGCGCGGTGTCCGGCGACATGAAGCAGGCCGGCGGCGGCTCCATCGTCAACTTCGGCTCGGTCAGCTGGAAGCTGAAGCAGGGCGGCATGCCGGTCTACACCACCTCGAAGGCGGCGGTGCAGGGCCTCACGCGCAGCCTGGCGCGCGACTTCGGGCCCTTCAACATCCGCGTCAACACGCTGGTGCCGGGCTGGGTGATGACCGAGAAGCAGGTGCGCCTGTGGCTCACCGACGAGGGCCGGGCCGAGATCAAGCGCGGCCAGTGCATCGACGCGCCGCTGCTGCCGGAACACATCGCCCGCATGGCGCTGTTCCTGGCCGCCGACGACAGCGGCATGTGCACGGCACAGGACTTCATCGTCGACGGGGGCTGGGTGTGA
- a CDS encoding SMP-30/gluconolactonase/LRE family protein, producing MRLAVDARDRLGECAMWCESAQALYWTDIEGLKISRLQADGLVHEWKLPQRVGSFAFCAGSRTQMLLGLDSGIALFDTASESLSPVIAVEADEPTTRINDGRCDRQGRFVFGMYNPKEAAISGFYRVDADLRIERLPLPPAAVGNSICFSPDGATMYYTDSPTRTIWSLDYHADGWLGTPREFVRLGEQEGFADGSCIDAQGGLWNAQWEGKCLVRYDAAGAETARIELPVSRPTCPAFGGPDLDVLYVTSARGSLSKERLRDEPAAGGVFAVADTGWRGLPETRFQLRR from the coding sequence GTGCGGCTGGCCGTCGACGCGCGCGACCGCCTGGGCGAGTGCGCGATGTGGTGCGAGTCGGCGCAGGCGCTGTACTGGACCGACATCGAAGGCCTGAAGATCAGCCGGCTGCAAGCCGATGGCCTGGTGCACGAATGGAAGCTGCCCCAGCGCGTGGGCAGCTTCGCTTTCTGCGCCGGCAGCCGCACGCAGATGCTGCTGGGCCTGGACTCGGGCATCGCTCTGTTCGACACGGCCAGCGAATCCTTGTCGCCGGTGATCGCTGTAGAAGCGGACGAGCCAACGACGCGCATCAACGACGGCCGCTGCGATCGCCAGGGCCGCTTCGTCTTCGGCATGTACAACCCGAAGGAAGCCGCGATCAGCGGCTTCTATCGTGTCGATGCGGACCTGCGGATCGAGCGCCTGCCACTGCCGCCCGCCGCGGTGGGCAACAGCATCTGCTTCAGCCCGGACGGCGCGACGATGTACTACACCGACTCGCCCACGCGCACCATCTGGTCGCTGGACTACCACGCGGACGGCTGGCTCGGCACGCCGCGCGAGTTCGTGCGGCTGGGCGAGCAGGAAGGCTTTGCCGACGGTTCCTGCATCGACGCGCAGGGCGGGCTGTGGAACGCGCAGTGGGAAGGCAAGTGCCTGGTGCGCTACGACGCGGCCGGCGCCGAGACGGCGCGCATCGAACTGCCGGTGTCGCGGCCGACCTGCCCGGCCTTCGGTGGCCCCGACCTCGACGTGCTGTACGTCACCTCCGCGCGCGGTTCGCTGAGCAAGGAGCGCCTGCGCGACGAGCCTGCGGCCGGCGGCGTCTTCGCCGTAGCCGACACCGGCTGGCGCGGCCTGCCGGAAACCCGCTTCCAGCTGCGGCGATGA
- a CDS encoding aldose epimerase family protein gives MNTGLREYHLDNGAGLALSVINRGGIVTGLQVPDRHGRLANVVLGLPTVADYEKPHPHLGALVGRYANRIAHGRFAIDGHNYQLPQNNGQNTLHGGPEGFGRRWWEVTPHGSSSLELRLASEDGDQGFPGRLEVQVRYTLTPRNEWRIDYQARCDRATVVNLTNHSYFNLAGGGSVLDHTLTLAAQRYCAVDASLIPESVEMVAGTPFDFRTATRIGERIREPHPQLLRARGYDHNWVLDGEGLRFAARVEEPTSGRVMEVLTTEPGVQFYTGNFLDGTLAGRDGVLRQSDGLCLETQHFPDSPNHPDYPSTLLRPGETFHSTTVYRFTHL, from the coding sequence ATGAACACCGGCCTGCGCGAATACCACCTGGACAACGGCGCCGGACTGGCGCTGTCCGTCATCAACCGCGGCGGCATCGTCACCGGCCTGCAGGTGCCGGATCGCCACGGCCGCCTGGCCAACGTCGTGCTCGGACTACCCACGGTGGCCGACTACGAGAAGCCGCATCCGCACCTGGGTGCGCTCGTGGGCCGCTATGCGAACCGCATCGCGCATGGGCGCTTCGCGATCGACGGCCACAACTACCAGCTGCCGCAGAACAACGGCCAGAACACCCTGCATGGCGGCCCCGAAGGCTTCGGCCGCCGCTGGTGGGAAGTCACGCCGCACGGCAGCAGTTCGCTGGAGCTGCGCCTGGCGAGCGAGGACGGCGACCAGGGCTTCCCTGGCCGGCTCGAGGTGCAGGTGCGCTACACGCTGACGCCTCGCAACGAATGGCGCATCGACTACCAGGCGCGCTGCGACCGGGCCACGGTGGTGAACCTGACGAACCATTCGTACTTCAACCTCGCGGGCGGCGGCAGCGTCCTCGATCACACGCTCACGCTGGCGGCGCAGCGCTATTGCGCGGTCGACGCCTCCCTGATTCCTGAGAGCGTGGAAATGGTGGCCGGCACGCCTTTCGATTTCCGCACTGCCACGCGGATCGGCGAGCGCATTCGCGAGCCGCATCCGCAGCTGCTGCGCGCGCGCGGCTACGACCACAACTGGGTGCTCGATGGCGAAGGCCTGCGTTTCGCGGCGCGGGTGGAAGAGCCCACGTCCGGCCGCGTGATGGAAGTGCTGACCACCGAGCCGGGCGTGCAGTTCTACACCGGCAATTTCCTGGACGGCACGCTGGCCGGGCGCGACGGCGTGCTGCGGCAAAGCGACGGGCTGTGCCTGGAGACGCAGCACTTTCCCGATTCGCCCAACCACCCGGACTATCCGTCCACGCTGTTGCGGCCCGGCGAAACCTTCCACAGCACCACCGTCTACCGCTTCACCCATCTCTGA
- a CDS encoding dihydrodipicolinate synthase family protein, translated as MPRTRYQGVFPVVPTTFREDGTLDLASQKRCVDFMIAAGSTGLCILANFSEQFLLSDEEREVLTRTLLEHVAGRVPVIVTTTHFSTEVCAARSRRAQEQGAAMVMVMPPYHGATLRVGEAGIHEFYARLSDRIAIPIMIQDAPVAGTSLPAPFLARMAQEIEHVAYFKIETAGAASKLRELIRLGGEAIEGPWDGEEGITLLPDLEAGATGAMTGGGFPDGIRQILDPWQQGDREAAAQAYYRWLPLINFENRQGGILTAKALMKAGGIIDCEAPRHPFPAMNAAVREGLLATAKRLDPLVLRYA; from the coding sequence ATGCCGCGCACGCGTTACCAGGGCGTCTTTCCCGTCGTTCCCACCACTTTCCGCGAGGACGGCACGCTGGACCTGGCGAGCCAGAAGCGCTGCGTCGACTTCATGATCGCGGCCGGTTCCACGGGCCTGTGCATCCTGGCGAATTTCTCCGAGCAGTTCCTGTTGTCCGACGAGGAACGCGAGGTCCTGACGCGGACCCTCCTGGAACACGTGGCCGGCCGCGTGCCGGTGATCGTAACCACCACGCACTTCAGCACCGAGGTGTGCGCGGCGCGCAGCCGGCGCGCGCAGGAGCAGGGCGCGGCCATGGTGATGGTGATGCCGCCGTATCACGGCGCCACCTTGCGTGTCGGCGAGGCCGGCATCCACGAGTTCTATGCGCGGCTGTCGGACCGCATCGCGATCCCGATCATGATCCAGGACGCGCCGGTGGCGGGCACGTCCTTGCCGGCCCCTTTCCTGGCGCGCATGGCGCAGGAGATCGAGCACGTCGCCTACTTCAAGATCGAGACCGCCGGCGCGGCGAGCAAGCTGCGCGAGCTGATCCGGCTGGGCGGCGAGGCGATCGAAGGTCCGTGGGACGGCGAAGAGGGCATCACCTTGCTGCCGGACCTGGAAGCAGGCGCGACCGGCGCGATGACGGGCGGCGGCTTCCCGGACGGCATCCGGCAGATCCTCGACCCGTGGCAACAGGGCGACCGCGAAGCGGCGGCGCAGGCCTACTACCGCTGGCTGCCACTGATCAACTTCGAGAACCGGCAGGGCGGCATCCTGACCGCGAAGGCGCTGATGAAGGCCGGCGGGATCATCGACTGCGAGGCGCCGCGGCATCCGTTTCCGGCGATGAACGCGGCGGTCCGCGAAGGTCTGCTGGCGACGGCGAAGCGCCTGGATCCGCTGGTGTTGCGGTACGCGTAG